The Muricauda sp. SCSIO 65647 genome includes a region encoding these proteins:
- a CDS encoding ComF family protein has protein sequence MGGEHHLCTVCRHDLPLTEYNFREENAIDRIFYGHIAIIKASAFLHFSAKGKVKNLLHQLKYKNQEDIGNFLGDWYGSLLEMDEGLPNIDYIVPVPLHAKKLRKRGYNQVHRFAQQLANHLNSSVVDHVLVKTANVKTQTQKDRSFRWQSSKNLYELGDEKMLRHRKVLLVDDVITTGATIEACAQALSETEGIEIYVAAMAVVSKTGI, from the coding sequence TTGGGAGGAGAACACCACCTCTGTACCGTTTGTCGACATGATTTACCGCTCACCGAATACAATTTCAGGGAAGAAAACGCGATAGACCGCATATTTTATGGCCATATTGCCATTATCAAGGCGAGCGCATTTCTTCACTTTTCGGCAAAGGGAAAGGTCAAAAACCTCTTGCACCAGTTAAAGTATAAAAACCAAGAAGACATTGGAAATTTTCTCGGCGATTGGTACGGAAGCCTCTTGGAAATGGACGAAGGGCTCCCTAACATAGATTATATCGTGCCCGTGCCCTTACATGCAAAAAAACTTAGAAAAAGAGGGTACAACCAAGTGCACAGGTTTGCCCAACAGCTGGCAAACCACTTAAATTCTAGTGTAGTCGACCATGTTCTGGTCAAAACTGCCAATGTGAAGACACAAACACAAAAAGACCGTTCTTTTAGATGGCAGAGCAGCAAAAACCTCTACGAATTGGGTGATGAAAAAATGCTCAGGCACAGAAAAGTGCTCTTGGTCGATGATGTCATCACCACTGGGGCCACCATTGAAGCCTGTGCCCAAGCACTTTCTGAAACCGAGGGTATTGAAATCTATGTGGCCGCAATGGCCGTCGTGTCTAAAACGGGTATTTGA
- a CDS encoding glycine--tRNA ligase: MANKEDIFKRVISHAKEYGYIFQSSEIYDGLSAVYDYGQNGVELKNNIREYWWRAMVQLNDNIVGIDAAIFMHPTTWKASGHVDAFNDPLIDNKDSKKRYRADVLVEDHVAKIEAKIDKEVTKAAKRFGDTFDKQQFLATNTRVLGYREKADAILKRLGKSLEKEDLADVKALIEELEIACPLSGSKNWTDVKQFNLMFGTKLGSTAESAMDLYLRPETAQGIFVNFLNVQKTGRMKIPFGIAQTGKAFRNEIVARQFIFRMREFEQMEMQYFIKPGTQKEWYEAWKEKRMKWHLSLGMGEENYRFHDHEKLAHYADAAADIEFKFPFGFKELEGIHSRTDFDLANHEKYSSKKLQYFDPEENKSYVPYVLETSIGLDRMFLAVFSNALQEEELENNTTRTVLKLPAVLAPNKAAVLPLVKKDGLPEIAQKIVDDLKWHFNVAYDEKDAVGRRYRRQDAVGTPFCITVDHQTVEDDTVTIRHRDTMQQERVAISEVKGVIEKAVAMKEWLKGI, from the coding sequence ATGGCAAATAAAGAAGACATCTTTAAGAGAGTCATATCGCACGCGAAAGAATATGGATATATCTTTCAGTCGAGCGAAATCTATGACGGGTTGAGCGCGGTTTATGACTACGGTCAAAACGGGGTCGAGCTCAAGAACAACATTCGCGAGTATTGGTGGCGGGCCATGGTGCAGCTCAATGACAATATTGTGGGCATCGATGCCGCTATCTTCATGCATCCTACCACTTGGAAGGCCTCGGGCCACGTAGATGCCTTCAACGATCCCTTGATCGACAACAAAGATTCCAAAAAGCGCTATCGCGCCGATGTTTTGGTCGAAGACCATGTGGCCAAAATCGAAGCTAAGATCGATAAAGAAGTGACCAAAGCGGCCAAACGTTTTGGCGATACTTTTGATAAGCAGCAGTTCTTAGCTACCAACACACGTGTTTTAGGGTACCGTGAAAAGGCCGATGCCATTTTGAAGCGTTTGGGCAAATCGTTGGAGAAGGAAGATTTGGCCGATGTAAAAGCCCTTATTGAAGAGTTGGAAATTGCCTGTCCGCTCTCAGGATCCAAAAACTGGACCGACGTTAAGCAGTTTAATCTCATGTTCGGCACCAAATTGGGTTCCACTGCAGAAAGCGCGATGGACTTATACCTACGTCCAGAGACCGCCCAAGGTATTTTTGTGAACTTCTTGAACGTTCAGAAAACGGGGCGTATGAAGATTCCGTTTGGCATTGCCCAAACCGGAAAAGCGTTCCGAAATGAGATTGTGGCCCGCCAGTTCATCTTCCGTATGCGCGAGTTTGAGCAGATGGAGATGCAATACTTCATCAAACCCGGCACCCAAAAAGAATGGTATGAGGCCTGGAAGGAAAAAAGGATGAAGTGGCACCTTTCTTTGGGTATGGGTGAAGAAAATTATCGTTTCCACGATCATGAAAAACTGGCGCATTACGCAGATGCCGCCGCCGATATCGAATTCAAGTTTCCGTTTGGGTTCAAAGAGTTGGAGGGCATACACTCGCGTACCGATTTTGACTTGGCCAACCATGAAAAATACTCCAGCAAGAAACTCCAGTATTTCGATCCCGAAGAAAACAAAAGCTATGTGCCCTATGTTTTAGAGACCTCCATTGGGTTAGATCGTATGTTCTTGGCCGTTTTCTCGAATGCCCTCCAAGAAGAGGAATTGGAGAACAACACCACACGAACGGTGTTGAAATTGCCAGCGGTATTGGCCCCCAATAAGGCCGCGGTATTGCCACTGGTCAAAAAGGACGGTCTTCCCGAAATCGCCCAAAAAATAGTCGATGACCTGAAATGGCATTTCAATGTGGCCTATGACGAAAAAGATGCCGTGGGCCGACGGTACCGCAGGCAAGATGCCGTGGGCACACCATTCTGCATTACTGTTGATCACCAAACGGTAGAAGATGACACCGTGACCATTCGCCATCGCGATACGATGCAACAAGAACGCGTTGCCATTTCTGAGGTCAAGGGGGTCATTGAAAAAGCGGTGGCGATGAAGGAGTGGTTAAAAGGGATATGA
- a CDS encoding AraC family transcriptional regulator, producing the protein MKTFQSIDDFLCEIGIKSFQENKDFFIFRIEDHFGDNDFEMSTYKHSFFELTFGIGHDVDINIGTTKFNTVENVLSFNTPYQITSWKVNSFEENSIGYMVLFNPNIIKSEYSNLDLYTTFPFLNLYSSPMHSLSESQKHALIKLMQTIHTEFNQNSGGRKSIILSSYLTILLEKINSIVDSSTTKKIFTNRADEITYLFENLLKKDINYKNKLAYYASKLFISTAYLSECVKKSTQKSAKALIQEFIIFKAKALLNQSNSKIQNVAIELGFVETSNFVNYFKKQVGITPNKYRKNHNIYNLYLKYYK; encoded by the coding sequence ATGAAAACATTTCAATCAATAGATGACTTTTTGTGTGAGATTGGAATTAAGTCATTTCAGGAAAACAAAGACTTCTTTATTTTCAGAATCGAGGACCATTTTGGAGACAACGATTTTGAAATGTCAACGTATAAGCATAGCTTTTTTGAACTGACTTTTGGAATCGGTCACGATGTAGATATTAACATTGGAACAACAAAATTCAATACCGTAGAAAACGTCCTATCCTTCAACACACCTTATCAAATTACCTCGTGGAAAGTGAATTCATTTGAAGAGAATTCGATTGGATATATGGTCCTGTTTAATCCTAACATTATAAAATCAGAGTATAGCAACTTAGACCTGTACACCACGTTTCCTTTTTTGAACTTGTATTCTTCACCAATGCACTCACTTTCTGAATCTCAAAAGCATGCACTTATAAAGTTGATGCAAACCATTCATACTGAGTTTAATCAAAATTCTGGTGGAAGAAAGTCTATCATTTTAAGCTCTTACTTGACCATTTTATTGGAAAAAATCAATTCTATTGTCGATTCAAGCACAACAAAAAAAATCTTTACCAATCGAGCTGATGAAATCACCTATTTATTTGAAAACTTGCTAAAAAAAGATATCAATTACAAAAACAAATTAGCGTACTACGCAAGCAAACTTTTTATAAGCACGGCCTATTTGTCAGAGTGCGTCAAGAAATCAACTCAAAAATCAGCCAAGGCCCTGATACAAGAGTTTATCATTTTCAAAGCAAAAGCACTACTCAATCAATCCAATAGTAAAATACAAAATGTGGCCATAGAATTAGGCTTCGTTGAAACCTCAAATTTTGTAAACTACTTTAAAAAGCAGGTTGGCATCACACCCAACAAGTATAGAAAAAACCATAATATTTATAATTTATACCTTAAATATTATAAATAA